The proteins below come from a single Branchiostoma floridae strain S238N-H82 chromosome 5, Bfl_VNyyK, whole genome shotgun sequence genomic window:
- the LOC118416650 gene encoding uncharacterized protein LOC118416650 isoform X1 — translation MYIQCCLSLADALFVVIEHKRDNEKTADSAEGDVTMFEVEEGPESALERTYDTFQENIRKMMLEDNLMCSLFSKGKGQILRVTAALWLLFHAVEKPDKVSSSLETGLSLPTVIPERVVSAAVAVVTYSIHQTGLLHGRRHNEVPSKPASTTDVPHLGSASTSRRTTNFGGQTLSGSILLVPGRVLSVKNLLTKRVFKTRGKKEVADTMLAMQDQHLGEVKTLSHRGGQRVYFVKNNILGMPDADKTAAIVALAHHGVNIKEFADTLVDSEAEEDMNKSIEANDVIGGEKRKLCAASTLLSPLYDADDDNDFALTTNKMRSI, via the exons atgtatatacaatgttgTCTTTCATTAGCTGATGCATTGTTCGTTGTCATCGAGCACAAACGGGATAATGAGAAGACAGCGGATAGCGCGGAGGGCGATGTGACGATGTTTGAGGTGGAAGAAGGCCCAGAGTCTGCCCTGGAGAGAACATATGACACCTTCCAAGAGAATATCAGGAAGATGATGCTCGAGGACAACTTGATGTGTT ccctATTCAGTAAGGGGAAAGGACAGATCCTGCGAGTCACCGCAGCGCTTTGGCTTTTGTTTCACGCCGTTGAGAAGCCGGACAAGGTTTCCAGCTCTTTAGAAACCGGGCTTAGTCTTCCTACGGTAATCCCAGAACGAGTCGTCTCTGCTGCGGTGGCCGTTGTGACTTATAGCATACATCAAACCGGCCTTCTGCACGGCCGAAGACATAATGAGGTGCCAAGCAAGCCCGCTTCTACAACTGACGTGCCACACCTTGGGTCGGCTTCAACGTCTCGGCGAACCACCAACTTCGGGGGTCAGACGCTATCGGGGAGCATCTTATTGGTTCCGGGACGAGTCCTGTCAGTAAAAAATCTTCTGACGAAACGCGTTTTCAAGACCAGAGGGAAGAAGGAAGTTGCTGACACCATGCTTGCAATGCAAGATCAACATCTTGGAGAGGTGAAGACCCTTTCGCACCGCGGAGGACAG AGAGTCTACTTCGTAAAAAATAACATTCTCGGAATGCCCGACGCTGACAAAACTGCAGCAATAGTGGCCTTGGCTCATCATGGGGTCAACATCAAGGAGTTTGCTGACACTCTCGTCGATAG CGAAGCAGAAGAAGACATGAATAAGTCCATTGAGGCAAACGATGTGATCGGGGGAGAGAAAAGGAAGCTGTGCGCCGCTTCAACGCTGCTGTCTCCACTATATGATGCCGATGATGACAACGACTTTGCTCTGACAACCAATAAAATGAGATCAATTTAA
- the LOC118416650 gene encoding uncharacterized protein LOC118416650 isoform X2, translating into MLLADALFVVIEHKRDNEKTADSAEGDVTMFEVEEGPESALERTYDTFQENIRKMMLEDNLMCSLFSKGKGQILRVTAALWLLFHAVEKPDKVSSSLETGLSLPTVIPERVVSAAVAVVTYSIHQTGLLHGRRHNEVPSKPASTTDVPHLGSASTSRRTTNFGGQTLSGSILLVPGRVLSVKNLLTKRVFKTRGKKEVADTMLAMQDQHLGEVKTLSHRGGQRVYFVKNNILGMPDADKTAAIVALAHHGVNIKEFADTLVDSEAEEDMNKSIEANDVIGGEKRKLCAASTLLSPLYDADDDNDFALTTNKMRSI; encoded by the exons ATGCTCCTTG CTGATGCATTGTTCGTTGTCATCGAGCACAAACGGGATAATGAGAAGACAGCGGATAGCGCGGAGGGCGATGTGACGATGTTTGAGGTGGAAGAAGGCCCAGAGTCTGCCCTGGAGAGAACATATGACACCTTCCAAGAGAATATCAGGAAGATGATGCTCGAGGACAACTTGATGTGTT ccctATTCAGTAAGGGGAAAGGACAGATCCTGCGAGTCACCGCAGCGCTTTGGCTTTTGTTTCACGCCGTTGAGAAGCCGGACAAGGTTTCCAGCTCTTTAGAAACCGGGCTTAGTCTTCCTACGGTAATCCCAGAACGAGTCGTCTCTGCTGCGGTGGCCGTTGTGACTTATAGCATACATCAAACCGGCCTTCTGCACGGCCGAAGACATAATGAGGTGCCAAGCAAGCCCGCTTCTACAACTGACGTGCCACACCTTGGGTCGGCTTCAACGTCTCGGCGAACCACCAACTTCGGGGGTCAGACGCTATCGGGGAGCATCTTATTGGTTCCGGGACGAGTCCTGTCAGTAAAAAATCTTCTGACGAAACGCGTTTTCAAGACCAGAGGGAAGAAGGAAGTTGCTGACACCATGCTTGCAATGCAAGATCAACATCTTGGAGAGGTGAAGACCCTTTCGCACCGCGGAGGACAG AGAGTCTACTTCGTAAAAAATAACATTCTCGGAATGCCCGACGCTGACAAAACTGCAGCAATAGTGGCCTTGGCTCATCATGGGGTCAACATCAAGGAGTTTGCTGACACTCTCGTCGATAG CGAAGCAGAAGAAGACATGAATAAGTCCATTGAGGCAAACGATGTGATCGGGGGAGAGAAAAGGAAGCTGTGCGCCGCTTCAACGCTGCTGTCTCCACTATATGATGCCGATGATGACAACGACTTTGCTCTGACAACCAATAAAATGAGATCAATTTAA